The following are from one region of the Chiloscyllium punctatum isolate Juve2018m chromosome 24, sChiPun1.3, whole genome shotgun sequence genome:
- the LOC140494492 gene encoding vimentin-type intermediate filament-associated coiled-coil protein-like encodes MSVLSPVQIKEANAHLAAVHRRVTELERRLEAAERTVREQAERLMSKDRELQAAIRELTLRKDREMVNVQEKLQDCEGTVQRLQTVMKEKDNVIAQLRHRSQLLDKITRSRPLLDNLLSYMAEAERSQSDHLPNLDTQPGFLDDHAHSLLSGINGLMNISPSDQHFSVSEDDMEEPGQDDAIFGTTV; translated from the exons ATGTCGGTGCTGAGCCCGGTGCAGATTAAAGAGGCGAACGCACACTTGGCGGCCGTGCACCGCCGAGTGACGGAGCTGGAGCGGCGGCTCGAGGCAGCTGAGCGGACCGTGCGGGAACAGGCCGAGCGGCTCATGAGCAAAGACCGCGAGCTGCAGGCCGCCATCCGGGAGCTCACCCTGCGCAAGGACCG GGAGATGGTGAACGTGCAGGAGAAATTGCAGGATTGCGAGGGCACCGTACAGAGGCTGCAGACAGTGATGAAGGAGAAGGACAATGTGATCGCCCAGCTCAGACACCGCAGTCAGCTGCTGGATAAAATCACCCGCAGCCGGCCCCTGCTCGACAACTTGCTGTCATACATGGCTGAGGCTGAGCGTTCACAGAGTGACCACCTCCCAAACCTTGACACTCAGCCTGGCTTTCTTGATGACCATGCACACTCCCTCCTCTCAGGAATCAATGGGTTAATGAACATAAGTCCCAGTGACCAACACTTCTCGGTTAGTGAGGATGATATGGAGGAACCAGGTCAAGATGATGCAATCTTTGGGACCACAGTTTAA